Genomic segment of Methanosarcina vacuolata Z-761:
GTTATACTACAAGTCAAGCAGACACTGAATCCAGGTCTTGTGATAGGAGGAATCCTGCTGACAATGTATGATCCAAGGACTACCCTGGCAAAAGAGGTCCGGGAAAGGTTGCTGAAAAATTTTGGTGCAATTCTGTTCGAGACAACTATCCCGAGAAATATTCGGCTAGCCGAATGTCCAACTCACAAAAAGTCAATCTTTGAGTATGCACCTGAATCAGCAGGGGCAGTAGCATACCAAACATTAACAGAAGAAGTTATGAAACGATGGGGGATGACAAAATGAGGACAGCTATAGGTAATACGACGATCGATGAAAACGACAATATAGGAGCTCTGCTGGGGCAGCAGCAAACTCATGTTAACGAAAACACAGAAAGCTGGAAAGAAACACATGCAGGTAAAACCGAAAACGAGATAATGAGAAGTCAAGAAAAAATTACTGACAACGAGAAACTAAAACACAACCGATCTGCTAAATTTACTGATTTGGAAGTAGAGCAGTTAGAAAAGATAATGCTTGCAATCGGAACCGATAAAGTGTCCAAGGCCCTAAGATGGTGCCTGAGTAAAGCATGGGAAACACACAGGGATGAAATTGAAAAGATGGCTGAGGAAAAAAAGAAGATTGGTACGCTGTAAAGTATAACGACTCCTATCTTTTAACATATTTGTAAATTCATGTCAATCTGTCGAAACTATACATACACTAATTTCCGACGTAACCCAAAATTAATTTGTTCATAGAATTATGTAGAATCACTAAGAGTCTGCGCAAGACAGTGATTCTTCTGCACCCCTTTTAACATTCAGAGTTTCCAGAGCAATAGCTTGATTCTCGCTGATAAATTTAGAAGAGAGTTTATGCTGAAAATCATGTATCTGATTGCTTGTTTTTTAATGAAGTTTTGAAAGTAGCAGTCTTGACTTCTCTCGATTTTTGTATCCTTTAATCTTTTTTGTACTTCTTATAGCTTCGACAGGTGCATGGACATTTTTCACTGCTGTTAAGCAGCCTCAGGAAATTCGGTTTACTGCGGGAACTCTACTCTTGACCGATGAAAACGAAAACCCTAATGCTCAATGGACATGGTAACAGGAAAATCTGTAGTAGTGATTGAAACATGTAAAGTGGAAAACAATAACATAAGGCGTGGTAGTAGTAAATAAAACATAATAACAAGTGAAACACGTAAAGTGGAAAACGATAGCATGAAAGCATGATAGTAGTAAGTGAAACATGTAAAGTGAAAAACGACAACAGGAAAGCATGATAATACTGAAAGTGAAACATGTAAAGTGGAAACGGTAGTAGGAAAAAAACGCTAGAATAGTGAAAGTGAAACATGTAAAGTGAAAAACGACAACAGGAAAGCATGATAATACTGAAAGTGAAACATGTAAAGTGGAAACGGTAGTAGGAAAAAAACGCTAGAATAGTGAAAGTGAAACATGTAAAGTGAAAAACGACAACAGGAAAGCATGATAATACTGAAAGTGAAACATGTAAAGTGGAAACGGTAGTAGGAAAAAACGCTAGAATAGTGAAAGTGAAACATGTAAAGTGAAAAACGACAACAGGAAAGCGTGATAATACTGAAAGTGAAACATGTAAAGTGGAAACGGTAGTAGGAAAAAAACGCTAGAATAGTGAAAGTGAAACATGTAAAGTGAAAAACGACAACAGAAAAGCGTGATAATACTGAAAGTGAAACATGTAAAGTGGAAACGGTAGTAGGAAAAAAACGCTAGAATAGTAATGAATGAAACGTGTAAAGTGGAAAACGATAGCATGAAAGCATGATAATAGTGAAAGTGAAACATAGAAAGTGCTGTAATAGTGAGTAAAATCTATAAAGTAAAAAACAATAAAAAAAAGTTTGATAGAATGCGGTTTGACTTTACGTAGTCAAACCATTAGTTTGACAGTATAAAAACCATGTTGTAGAGTTATGAAATTAATACAATAAATAATTATGTATAACATTTACTTAAAACTTTTATAAAAACTAGTTTTGAAATCTATCAAAAATTTCAGAAATATAATTTATGCTCAAATATGATATTTAAATAAGCAATTTTGAGTTTTGAAACCAGCTCTACCACAAAAGAAAACAAGTGTTCAACTTTATATTCTTTATTTGTAGGTTGCGTCTTTAACATATATCATTTAAATTAGAATATTGTGTTCTACACTGATTTCCACTTTACACGTTTCACTTTCACTAATAAAATTGTTATATATTAAATGTATTATTTATATAGTACCTCTAAAGTGTACATGTCTAATATTCACTCTAATGAATTATAATCTAAAAACATTGTTTTATTCTTTTCTTTATTTATATTTTTTATATATAGTATATGTCCGTAACTTAGGGATATCATTTTTTTAATTGTAAATTATACCTTTTGCTGATTTCCACTTTACGTGCTTCACTAACGTATTACTCTTTTACATTTGTCATTTAAAAATTATAATATTATTCCCTTTATTGTTTTCCACTTTACATGTTTCACTTTTACTGATAATATTATTTATATATTAAATATATGGTTTATATAGTACGCGTAAAATAGAACGGTATTGTGTCTACTTTGATGCACCCTAACCTAAAGCATTATTTTACTTTGATATCTTTTACATTATTATAAATATCATTATGTTGCATGCTGAACAAGATGTACTATTTTTAATCAGAAAATTGTATTACATTGATTTCCACTTTACACCTTTCACTTTCACTGATAAAAATCGTTAAATATTGAATATGTCATTTATATAGTACAAATAAAGTGGACGTGGATAATATTAACTCTGATACACCACAACCTAAAACATTATTCAATTTTAATAATATTAAAATTTTTAAAAACCCGCATATATTAGATACTGGTTATGTTCCAGATGTGCTGGTTGGTAGAGACGATGAAATACGAGCCGTGGCTGATATATTTTATCCAATATTTATACATGGGACCCCTGGACATGCTTTTATCTATGGACCCCCTGGAGCTGGTAAAACTGTAGTTTTGGAGCACGTGTTTAGACAATTATATCTCGAAGCTGAAAGTAGCGGCAATTTTCCAGATGGACTTAATTTAAAACACATTACTGTCTCGTGCAAAAAACACGATACAACTGTAAGAATTCTGATGTATTTAATTGCGGAACTGGGGTATACAGGTAAGGTATCTAAGCGCGGGGTCACTTCTGGATATTATTATGACATATTTTATAAGGCTTTAAAAGAAAAAAGTTATTCATTAACAATTATTTTTGATGAAATAGATCGTCTTAGGGATGATAATATCCTGTATAATTTTAGTCGTTCAGGTGAACTTAAAGACTTAAACGAGGGACAGTTTATACACATTATAGGGGTTTCCAATTCAGGTTTATTCATTAATTCGCTTGATCCAAGAGTAGACTCTTCTATGCAAAGGGAAACTATTATATTTCCTCCATATAACGAAGATCAACTTATACAAATTCTAAATATGCGCGTACCATTAGCGTTTTACCCTAATGTTGTAAGTGAGGATACAGTCAACAGATGTGCCAAAGAAGCTGCAGAGGATGAAGGTGATGCAAGACGTGCTATCTATCTTCTTCAGACAGCGGGACATATTGCAATAAAGACATCATGTTATACTGTTCAGCCAGCGCATGTGGTACTGGCAGCACAAAAAATAAAAGAAGATATCAGTTTACAGTTTGTATTAAATATGTCCTATCAGGAAAAATTTGTGTTGCTTGCAATGTTAAATACCGATATATATCTTAAAAAAGGAAAATATTTCACTACAGGAGACGTTTATCGAATTTATTATGACATGTGTAAATTTGTTGGCGAAGAAGAATTCTCTTTAGCTGCAATATCACAAAAGGTATCTAAATTTAAAATGATGGGAATTGTCAATGCTAATACGACAAGCAAGGGGAGAGGTGGACTTACATCTCAAATAGTATTTATTGGCGATCCGACAACACTAAAAAATGCTATCTTTAAAGATGGTAAATTTATACGATTTGTAACATATGTGCCAGATGTAAAAAAGATATGCTCTACTCAAATATGGTAATTTTCATCACTATAAGAGCACGTTTCCACTTTACAGGTTTCACTCACTAACGTGGTTGAATTTTGAAATTCTGAGTAAGATTTCAGAGTTTGGCCTTACTGGCTATTTATAAATTCTTAAAGACATGTGCCTTGAAAAAGGATCTGCTCTATGTAAATATGGTAATTTCCATCACTAAAAGAGCATGTTTCCACTTTACGGGTTTCACTCACTAATGTATATGCTCTACGTAAATATGGTAATTTCCATCACTATAAAAGCATGTTTCCACTTTACGGGTTTCACTCACTAACGTGATTGCATTTTGAAGTTCTGAATAAGATTTCAGAGTTTGGCCTTACTGGCTATTTATAAATTCTTAAAGATATATGCCTTGAAAAAGGATATGCTCTACTTAAATATGGTAATTTTCATCACTATTAGAGCACGTTTCCACTTTACAGGTTTCACTCACTAACGTGGTTGAATTTTGAAATTCTGAGTAAGATTTCAGAGTTTGGCCTTACTGGCTATTTATAAATTCTTAAAGACATGTGCCTTGAAAAAGGATCTGCTCTACGTAAATATGGTAATTTCCATCACTATAAAAGCATGTTTCCACTTTACGGGTTTCACTCACTAATGTATCTGTTCTATGTAAATATGGTAATTTCCATCGCTATAAAAGCATGTTTCCACTTTACAGGTTTCACTCACTAATGTATCTGCTCTATGTAAATGTGGTAATTTCCATTGCTATAAAAGCATGTTTCCACTTTACAGGTTTCACTCACTAATGTATCTGCTCTATGTAAATGTGGTAATTTCCATCGCTATAAAAGCATGTTTCCACTTTACAGGTTTCACTCACTAATGTAATTGCATCTTGGAATTCTGAGTAAGATTTCAGAGTTTGGCCTTACTGACCAGTTCAAAATTCTTAAAGATATATACCCTGGTTAAGGAAGGGCAGTTTTCAATTTTTTAACAAATCAATTGATATATTTTTATTTGGAGGAAAGCAGGAAACTTTTTGAAGGATTCGTCATTGTATATTTTTGTATACCATCTAACTAAACTTTTTTATAAATTCAAGTTCTATATACATTTATTTCTTTGTGTTAATTAATTTTGAACTGGTAAGAAGTAATTATTATAGGTGGCCTTAAGATCTTCTTTATCCTGTTTAAGTTTCTTTTTACTAGGTCCTACCTTATCGATCTCTTTAGCCAAAATTTGATATACTTTTTGGGATAGTCATTTGTTCTATAGCATGCACAAAAAAGGGCTCTTAGTCATTTCCTATGAATAAGATGATTTTCAATTCAAGACCGCATTGGTTTTTATGAGTACATTATGAGAATATCCACATAAAACAACGAAGAGCCAAAATAAAAAAATAAAAATCGCTATGTGTTGGAGCTATGTCTCCTGATATACCTGAATACTAATAATTTTTGATACGAATATATTTGTATTCTTGTATCGTTGCATAAATATATACTTGAATTTTTGTATACATATATATTTTTACCCATATAAGGACAAACAAACTGAGAAATTAAATAAAAGTATAAAATTGATCCTAGAGAATTATAAAGTGTTTGAAAATTATATAATTACTGTTTTCTAACTAAATTATGTTATGAAACCAAGCAAAAGTAAAGCAAAAATAAAAAGTTAAATTGTAAAAATGGTTTTTGATTCTTTCTTTGGCTTTTCTAAATCAGATTATAAGATCTAATATTATCTTTATTCCCTGAAGACTATCTAAATAATGTTAGTTTAATGAGATAATTATTTATAATCAGTATATCTTGTTTATATCAAAGAAAAATTACAAGAAGTCAAGAAGTTTCTAATGGGGGAAAAGTATGAGAATTCGAGTAGTCAGTTCCAGAGAAGAAATTTTCAATCTCAATCCTAATGAGCGTATTGTTCATCTAGCCTTCAGACCTTCAAACAAGGACATTTTTGAACTGGTTGAGACCTGTCCGAAGATTGAGGTAATTCAGTTACCTAAGTCTTACATGGCTACGGTCTCAAAATCCATGGAAATATTCCTTGAGATGCAGAGAATCCAGCTTATTGAAGGAGACGTCTGGGGCCACAGGAAAGACATTAATGAATACTATACCATTCCTTCTTCAGTGACTGAAAAAATAAAGGAAATGAAATCCGAAGGTAGGTCCGCTGAAGATATTGAAGCAAGGGTTTCAAGAGAGAACCGGCTTAATCCCAAGACGGTTGCTTATATCATGAGTAAGGAAGTACCTGCCTGAATTCAGGCAAGATAATAAAGAAAACATAAACATAGCCCTGTTTAGGAAATAGGACACATATGTGAACTGCCACTAAGCTAAAGACTTAGTGGTTTCCTAATCCATAAATGACCATCAGCGCTCGTGTATTGAATGTTATTATAACATTCCCCAGGCAGTAAGCTGTATTTTAATATCCCTAAGTTCGTCAGTTGAAAAAGCAAGACCTTGGTAGTGCTTCATGCTGGTTAGGTTGTCATGCCCCTGGCGCAGACAAACTGTAGATTCCAACATGCCTGCGGCAATACACCAGCTCTCCAGGGTCTTTCTTGTTGTTTTTGCTGAGAGTCCATAGGGGTTGATGTCTGCATCCTCTGTCCACTTCCTGAGATCTCTATTCCAGTTGCTTTCGGCAGGTGGTTTACGGGCTTCAAAAAAGTCATCTAATAGAAGTTCAAACATGCTTGGTAGAGGGTGGATAGTCCTTTCTTGCTGGGTTCTTTTATGTTTCTTCTGGGCTTCGTCTGGTAGGTGAATAATATTCTTCTTTTTTAGATACCATTCTTTATGATCCCAGAGCCTCTGAACTTCAATATACCTCATACCAGTGATCATGAGAACGTCAAAAAGAGTTCGGTGTCGCTTCTGTGGGATTACATTTTTAATGCGCTGGTATTCCGTGGGTACTAAGATCCGGATTTCTCCATTCAAATAATGATGAATTGCCTCAGGATCCCGTTTGAGTTGCAAAACAGGATATTTGTTCACTTCTGTCGTTTTCACATGACTATTTTTCTTTGTTGGCATCCACTCACCAGGTTTATAGTAGTATTAGCTTTTAGTAAAACCTTGCGGTTAGGCTCTATATGCAGGCAAAATGGAGACGAAATTAAGTAAAACTCAGGAAAAACGTCAGGTTTTACGACAAAACCTGATGTTTTTGAACTAGCTTTCTTTAAACAAGGCAGGACAAAGAGGCCATTTATGTGAGTGAAATTCGTGTCTTTGTTCTTATCGAATACGGTTATTTTGAGATATTGATCCCTAAAAAACGACATACACACCTTTTTTGACCTTTTTTGAGTTGTCTGCCATTATTGGAGTGAGATCTGCTGAAGTCAGAAGGTTACAAGATCATCTTGAATGTTATTCTGAATTTCATTTTTGTTAGTTTGTCTCATTAAACACTTCCCAAATGGTAGAATAATTTCTTTCGTATCCCAAAGCCCAAAAACCTACACCACCTAAATTTTTGGATTTTGCGTACTGGTACTTTAATCTGAGTGACTCCTTGTCATCGTACCACACTTGATGCCATGTATTACCAGACCTGTAATAATACCAGGGAGTATTGGAATTTGAGTCCCAAATTTTGCCATGAACCTGAGAATTATTCACAGCAGTTCCTATGAATATGGCTTGTTCTCTGGTAATATTTGCTCCTGGTTGATTGGAGTCTGTCAAATAATCATAACCATAAAACGGCAAGCCTAATATTATTTGGTTTTTCTTAAAATATTTTGATGTTTCACTTACCGAGTCAATCGCATCATATCGTGTTGGACTATTGTATGGTGAATTAGGAGCTGTGGTTCTTCGGTTGCAATAGTCGTAACTCATAAGAAAAACGGAATCTACGTATTTTTTTAGATTTGCATTTTTGAAGGTTGCAGCATATTTTATGCCCCAGGGAGTATCAAGAGAAATATGATATGAAGGATTTTCAGCTTTTAACGTTGCATGAAGATTTGCCATTAAATTTTCGAATAAAGGAACATTTGAAGTTTTGGTAATGATATTTATATCATTAGGCGTTTCCAGGTCTAAGTTTACTCCATCTGCTCCGTACATCTGTAATGACTTTGAAATATTATTTATGAAATCTGTTTGGTGATTTGCAATTACACTGTCTATTACATATGGATCATTTGATTTTATGCACAGTGTTATTTTTACCTCATGTTGGTGTGCCTGATCCCTGATTATATAATAGTTACTCATATTTTCGGGGTTCGTGAGCGTGCCATCACTGTTTAAAGTCCATTTATAATATGAAACGTGAGTTAAGGTATTCCAATCTGGCTGATAGGATCCAAGATAAGGCCAATCTGGCCAAAAACCGTATACTATAGTATTGTTAGGAGTTTTTGGTATTGTTGTAAAGGCGAGAAAAGCCAATAAAAAGAAAACAAATATTTTTTTTCTCATCAAAAATCGCCACTCATGAGGCTATTAATTCCTTTAATCCAATATATGGATTTTCGTATAAAAAATGAAGTCAAAAGTGGCAAATTATGCTTAAAATATATATTGTGATATAAAGTTTGGATATATAAAACAACAAAATTCTCTTAGTAGAGTGAGGAATGGGCCAAGAAGCTACTCAGTCTTTAGCTGCGTGGTAGTTCGCTGAATTCTTCTTAAGCTACTCATACCTCTTAATGTCCTGATTTCTTTTGCCCGGTCACCTACTACAAGTGAATTAGGTTTTACATTTGTGGCTACGATAGATCCTGCAGCTATAACGGATCCTGCGCCAATTGTCACTCCGCCTAAAATTATAACATTTGCTCCAATCCAGCATCCATCTTCAATAATTATTTTTTTAGTTATGTGTTTTCCGACTCTTTCTTTTTCAGATCCTAGTTGGTGAGTGTCAGTAATAAATAGTGTATTTGGCCCTATACCAACATGATTACCAATAACAGT
This window contains:
- a CDS encoding DUF1699 family protein, which produces MRIRVVSSREEIFNLNPNERIVHLAFRPSNKDIFELVETCPKIEVIQLPKSYMATVSKSMEIFLEMQRIQLIEGDVWGHRKDINEYYTIPSSVTEKIKEMKSEGRSAEDIEARVSRENRLNPKTVAYIMSKEVPA
- a CDS encoding Cdc6/Cdc18 family protein, coding for MDNINSDTPQPKTLFNFNNIKIFKNPHILDTGYVPDVLVGRDDEIRAVADIFYPIFIHGTPGHAFIYGPPGAGKTVVLEHVFRQLYLEAESSGNFPDGLNLKHITVSCKKHDTTVRILMYLIAELGYTGKVSKRGVTSGYYYDIFYKALKEKSYSLTIIFDEIDRLRDDNILYNFSRSGELKDLNEGQFIHIIGVSNSGLFINSLDPRVDSSMQRETIIFPPYNEDQLIQILNMRVPLAFYPNVVSEDTVNRCAKEAAEDEGDARRAIYLLQTAGHIAIKTSCYTVQPAHVVLAAQKIKEDISLQFVLNMSYQEKFVLLAMLNTDIYLKKGKYFTTGDVYRIYYDMCKFVGEEEFSLAAISQKVSKFKMMGIVNANTTSKGRGGLTSQIVFIGDPTTLKNAIFKDGKFIRFVTYVPDVKKICSTQIW
- a CDS encoding site-specific integrase; translation: MPTKKNSHVKTTEVNKYPVLQLKRDPEAIHHYLNGEIRILVPTEYQRIKNVIPQKRHRTLFDVLMITGMRYIEVQRLWDHKEWYLKKKNIIHLPDEAQKKHKRTQQERTIHPLPSMFELLLDDFFEARKPPAESNWNRDLRKWTEDADINPYGLSAKTTRKTLESWCIAAGMLESTVCLRQGHDNLTSMKHYQGLAFSTDELRDIKIQLTAWGML
- a CDS encoding glycoside hydrolase family 18 protein, with the translated sequence MRKKIFVFFLLAFLAFTTIPKTPNNTIVYGFWPDWPYLGSYQPDWNTLTHVSYYKWTLNSDGTLTNPENMSNYYIIRDQAHQHEVKITLCIKSNDPYVIDSVIANHQTDFINNISKSLQMYGADGVNLDLETPNDINIITKTSNVPLFENLMANLHATLKAENPSYHISLDTPWGIKYAATFKNANLKKYVDSVFLMSYDYCNRRTTAPNSPYNSPTRYDAIDSVSETSKYFKKNQIILGLPFYGYDYLTDSNQPGANITREQAIFIGTAVNNSQVHGKIWDSNSNTPWYYYRSGNTWHQVWYDDKESLRLKYQYAKSKNLGGVGFWALGYERNYSTIWEVFNETN